From the genome of Phyllostomus discolor isolate MPI-MPIP mPhyDis1 chromosome 12, mPhyDis1.pri.v3, whole genome shotgun sequence, one region includes:
- the KLK13 gene encoding kallikrein-13 isoform X1, whose protein sequence is MWSLATAIAFLTMTLSGGFCQEYSKILRGINGTKGFLPGGYTCPPHSQPWQAALMVQGRLLCGGVLIHPKWVITAAHCLKEYVGASGYRVYLGKHTLWQLEAGEQVRDVVRSFPHPQYQSSPTHLNHDHDIMLLELQSPVQLTRHISTLPLFHSDCLPTGTCCRVSGWGTTTSPEVSYPQTLQCANIQLRSDEECRQVYPGRITPNMLCAGTQEGGKDSCEGDSGGPLVCNGTLYGIISWGDFPCGQPNRPGVYTRVSQYISWIQNTIRKQKTQEKKWTKGLQ, encoded by the exons GCTTCTGTCAAGAGTATTCCAAGATTCTTAGAGGCATCAATGGGACCAAAGGGTTTCTCCCCGGTGGCTACACCTGCCCCCCCCACTCTCAGCCCTGGCAGGCAGCCCTGATGGTACAGGGGCGGCTGCTCTGTGGGGGGGTCCTCATCCACCCCAAATGGGTCATCACAGCAGCACACTGTCTGAAAGAGTATGTGGGGGCCAG CGGGTACAGAGTTTACCTGGGCAAGCACACCCTGTGGCAGCTGGAGGCCGGAGAGCAGGTGAGGGATGTGGTGcgctctttcccccacccccagtaccAGAGCAGCCCCACCCACCTGAACCACGACCACGACATTATGCTTCTGGAGCTGCAGTCCCCAGTCCAGCTCACGAGACACATCAGCACCCTGCCTCTCTTCCACAGCGACTGCCTCCCCACTGGCACCTGCTGCCGGGTGTCCGGCTGGGGCACCACCACCAGCCCTGAGG tgaGTTACCCACAAACCTTGCAGTGCGCCAACATCCAGCTACGCTCCGATGAGGAATGTCGTCAAGTCTACCCCGGCAGGATCACACCCAACATGCTGTGTGCTGGCACACAGGAGGGCGGCAAGGACTCCTGCGAG GGTGACTCCGGAGGCCCCCTGGTCTGTAACGGAACACTCTATGGCATCATCTCCTGGGGAGACTTCCCATGTGGGCAGCCCAACCGGCCTGGCGTCTACACCCGAGTCTCTCAATACATTTCCTGGATCCAAAACACAATCCGAAAACAGAAAACTCaggagaagaaatggacaaagggTCTGCAATAA
- the KLK13 gene encoding kallikrein-13 isoform X2 produces the protein MWSLATAIAFLTMTLSGGFCQEYSKILRGINGTKGFLPGGYTCPPHSQPWQAALMVQGRLLCGGVLIHPKWVITAAHCLKDGYRVYLGKHTLWQLEAGEQVRDVVRSFPHPQYQSSPTHLNHDHDIMLLELQSPVQLTRHISTLPLFHSDCLPTGTCCRVSGWGTTTSPEVSYPQTLQCANIQLRSDEECRQVYPGRITPNMLCAGTQEGGKDSCEGDSGGPLVCNGTLYGIISWGDFPCGQPNRPGVYTRVSQYISWIQNTIRKQKTQEKKWTKGLQ, from the exons GCTTCTGTCAAGAGTATTCCAAGATTCTTAGAGGCATCAATGGGACCAAAGGGTTTCTCCCCGGTGGCTACACCTGCCCCCCCCACTCTCAGCCCTGGCAGGCAGCCCTGATGGTACAGGGGCGGCTGCTCTGTGGGGGGGTCCTCATCCACCCCAAATGGGTCATCACAGCAGCACACTGTCTGAAAGA CGGGTACAGAGTTTACCTGGGCAAGCACACCCTGTGGCAGCTGGAGGCCGGAGAGCAGGTGAGGGATGTGGTGcgctctttcccccacccccagtaccAGAGCAGCCCCACCCACCTGAACCACGACCACGACATTATGCTTCTGGAGCTGCAGTCCCCAGTCCAGCTCACGAGACACATCAGCACCCTGCCTCTCTTCCACAGCGACTGCCTCCCCACTGGCACCTGCTGCCGGGTGTCCGGCTGGGGCACCACCACCAGCCCTGAGG tgaGTTACCCACAAACCTTGCAGTGCGCCAACATCCAGCTACGCTCCGATGAGGAATGTCGTCAAGTCTACCCCGGCAGGATCACACCCAACATGCTGTGTGCTGGCACACAGGAGGGCGGCAAGGACTCCTGCGAG GGTGACTCCGGAGGCCCCCTGGTCTGTAACGGAACACTCTATGGCATCATCTCCTGGGGAGACTTCCCATGTGGGCAGCCCAACCGGCCTGGCGTCTACACCCGAGTCTCTCAATACATTTCCTGGATCCAAAACACAATCCGAAAACAGAAAACTCaggagaagaaatggacaaagggTCTGCAATAA